The Clostridium chauvoei genome has a window encoding:
- a CDS encoding ATP synthase delta/epsilon chain alpha-helix domain-containing protein, with protein sequence MDFNRAENAKKRAEERLKEDKDIDIERAKMALARANARLQTISINQ encoded by the coding sequence ATAGATTTTAATAGAGCTGAAAACGCTAAGAAAAGAGCGGAAGAAAGATTAAAAGAAGATAAAGATATAGACATAGAGAGAGCAAAAATGGCATTAGCAAGAGCTAATGCTAGACTTCAAACTATAAGTATCAATCAATAA